One Papaver somniferum cultivar HN1 chromosome 10, ASM357369v1, whole genome shotgun sequence genomic window carries:
- the LOC113318808 gene encoding rac-like GTP-binding protein 3 isoform X2 translates to MASSASRFIKCVTVGDGAVGKTCMLICYTSNKFPTDYIPTVFDNFSANVVVEGTTVNLGLWDTAGQEDYNRLRPLSYRGADVFVLAFSLVSRASYENVLKKWIPELQHFAPGVPVVLAGTKLDLREDKHYMADHPGLVPVSTAQGEELRKQIGAAYYIECSSKTQQNVKAVFDAAIKVVIKPPQKQKEKKKKQRRGCSLLSVVCGRKLVCLK, encoded by the exons ATGGCTTCCAGTGCGTCTAGGTTTATCAAGTGTGTTACTGTTGGTGATGGCGCTGTTGGTAAAACTTGTATGCTTATCTGCTACACTAGCAACAAATTTCCCACT GACTATATACCAACTGTATTTGATAACTTCAGCGCGAATGTAGTCGTCGAAGGAACGACTGTTAATTTAGGCCTTTGGGATACAGCTG ggcaagaagattataatagaTTAAGGCCTCTCAGCTATAGAGGAGCGGATGTTTTCGTCTTAGCGTTCTCATTAGTTAGCCGTGCCAGCTATGAAAATGTACTTAAAAAG TGGATCCCAGAGCTTCAACATTTTGCGCCTGGAGTTCCTGTTGTTCTTGCTGGTACTAAATTGG ATCTTCGCGAAGATAAGCATTATATGGCTGATCACCCAGGATTGGTTCCCGTGAGTACTGCACAG GGTGAAGAACTAAGAAAACAGATAGGGGCGGCTTATTATATTGAATGCAGTTCAAAAACTCAGCAG AATGTGAAAGCAGTTTTTGATGCTGCAATCAAGGTAGTGATAAAGCCACCACAgaagcaaaaagaaaagaagaaaaagcaaCGCCGGGGATGTTCACTACT GAGTGTCGTTTGTGGTAGGAAGCTCGTGTGTCTGAAATGA
- the LOC113318808 gene encoding rac-like GTP-binding protein 3 isoform X1, with protein sequence MASSASRFIKCVTVGDGAVGKTCMLICYTSNKFPTDYIPTVFDNFSANVVVEGTTVNLGLWDTAGQEDYNRLRPLSYRGADVFVLAFSLVSRASYENVLKKWIPELQHFAPGVPVVLAGTKLDLREDKHYMADHPGLVPVSTAQGEELRKQIGAAYYIECSSKTQQNVKAVFDAAIKVVIKPPQKQKEKKKKQRRGCSLLRSVVCGRKLVCLK encoded by the exons ATGGCTTCCAGTGCGTCTAGGTTTATCAAGTGTGTTACTGTTGGTGATGGCGCTGTTGGTAAAACTTGTATGCTTATCTGCTACACTAGCAACAAATTTCCCACT GACTATATACCAACTGTATTTGATAACTTCAGCGCGAATGTAGTCGTCGAAGGAACGACTGTTAATTTAGGCCTTTGGGATACAGCTG ggcaagaagattataatagaTTAAGGCCTCTCAGCTATAGAGGAGCGGATGTTTTCGTCTTAGCGTTCTCATTAGTTAGCCGTGCCAGCTATGAAAATGTACTTAAAAAG TGGATCCCAGAGCTTCAACATTTTGCGCCTGGAGTTCCTGTTGTTCTTGCTGGTACTAAATTGG ATCTTCGCGAAGATAAGCATTATATGGCTGATCACCCAGGATTGGTTCCCGTGAGTACTGCACAG GGTGAAGAACTAAGAAAACAGATAGGGGCGGCTTATTATATTGAATGCAGTTCAAAAACTCAGCAG AATGTGAAAGCAGTTTTTGATGCTGCAATCAAGGTAGTGATAAAGCCACCACAgaagcaaaaagaaaagaagaaaaagcaaCGCCGGGGATGTTCACTACT CAGGAGTGTCGTTTGTGGTAGGAAGCTCGTGTGTCTGAAATGA